A window of Clostridium cylindrosporum DSM 605 genomic DNA:
AAGGTGGAAGAACAGTAGGGGCTGGAGTTGTTTCATCAATATCAGCTGAATAATTCTAGTTACCATAAATTTCAATTTATAATTGATATATAGGACTGGCTAGCCCAGTCCTTTTTAAAGCCTAAAAGTAAAAAAAATGCATGAAAAGCAAATAAAACATGTTGAAATCTTCGATACTATAGTATAAAATAGTATAGTATTGACAGTATATATAAATTGTGATAAATTGAACTAGAACTATGTAAAGTTAAGGTGTTTCTAGTTGGCATAAGCTAGGAGGTGTAGAGGGTGAGAGTAAAGGTAACACTTGCATGCACAGAGTGTAAGCAAAGAAATTACAACACAATGAAGAATAAGAAAAACGACCCTGATAGAATAGAACTTAAGAAATACTGCAA
This region includes:
- the rpmG gene encoding 50S ribosomal protein L33, whose product is MRVKVTLACTECKQRNYNTMKNKKNDPDRIELKKYCKFCKAHTSHKETK